The following proteins are co-located in the Nonlabens ponticola genome:
- a CDS encoding RNA helicase, whose product MPEKKEAVKKEVLKKQQKKCGIIMPIASHPEYSKEHWKEVLSILVDTVKQTEFEPRLVSDDVAIGLIHERIVNNIYNDEIVICDVSSKNPNVMFELGLRLAFDKPTIIIKDEKTGYSFDTGVIEHLNYPSSLRFNKIVEFKSELVKRINATYDKAKSEANYSPFLKSFGKTIVPAKINQTEIAESKYILSKLDNLSKELMLMRLEQNGINEEVVQREISPLTRRMRTRKLVYEFLDKNSHLTYEDIKNGFVDIISEEVSNQSNFIPRKRDIILYIEKYFEIKSKEDK is encoded by the coding sequence ATGCCAGAGAAAAAAGAAGCAGTAAAGAAAGAAGTACTTAAGAAGCAACAAAAAAAATGTGGTATAATTATGCCCATTGCCTCACATCCAGAATATTCTAAAGAACACTGGAAAGAGGTTCTGTCGATTTTAGTTGATACTGTGAAACAAACAGAATTTGAGCCAAGACTTGTTAGTGATGATGTTGCTATTGGTTTAATACACGAAAGAATAGTAAATAATATTTATAATGATGAAATTGTTATTTGTGATGTTAGTTCTAAAAATCCTAATGTTATGTTTGAACTTGGATTGAGATTAGCATTTGACAAGCCAACAATTATTATAAAGGACGAAAAGACAGGGTATTCATTTGATACTGGAGTTATTGAACATTTAAACTATCCATCATCTTTAAGATTTAATAAAATTGTAGAATTCAAATCTGAATTGGTAAAAAGGATTAATGCTACTTATGATAAAGCAAAATCTGAAGCAAATTATTCGCCATTCTTAAAAAGTTTCGGTAAAACTATAGTTCCCGCAAAAATTAATCAGACTGAAATTGCTGAAAGCAAATATATACTTTCAAAGCTTGATAATTTATCTAAAGAATTAATGTTGATGAGATTGGAACAAAACGGAATAAACGAGGAAGTTGTTCAAAGAGAAATAAGTCCGTTAACGAGAAGAATGAGAACTCGAAAACTAGTATATGAATTTTTAGACAAGAATAGTCATTTGACCTATGAAGACATCAAGAATGGATTTGTAGACATTATAAGTGAAGAAGTAAGTAATCAAAGTAACTTTATACCTCGTAAAAGAGACATCATACTTTACATAGAGAAATACTTTGAAATTAAATCGAAAGAAGACAAATAA
- a CDS encoding LuxR C-terminal-related transcriptional regulator, which yields MKSLLEIHQDLLRNQQAIDKDEVEQFLSRFEQNVMATAPRNSLSYALDLKTMKYVYVSANCSIFTGKTVEDFKNKGMDLLLEIMHKADFKALSYDLFPAMQEKYLELSLEDRKNTVFELYYRLIHAGTGMETPVVEYSSYARYDDEGSPTFSTGVIYESPLAMDGVRGIVRHIDSDAQTTLFDRCDFHALDVLTKTEKAIVQSFIKNQSRDCIAADLNISIHTVRTHFKNIYKKLDINKEADLLGVVKI from the coding sequence ATGAAGTCATTATTAGAGATTCATCAAGATCTATTGCGCAATCAGCAGGCAATCGATAAAGATGAAGTTGAGCAATTCCTGTCAAGGTTTGAGCAAAATGTAATGGCGACGGCACCGCGCAATTCCCTAAGCTATGCGCTGGATCTCAAAACAATGAAATATGTTTACGTTAGTGCCAATTGTAGCATTTTTACTGGGAAAACGGTAGAGGATTTTAAGAATAAGGGAATGGACTTGCTGCTAGAGATCATGCACAAAGCAGATTTTAAAGCGTTGTCGTATGATTTGTTTCCCGCAATGCAGGAAAAGTATCTAGAACTCTCACTTGAGGATCGCAAGAATACTGTTTTTGAATTGTATTACCGGTTGATACACGCCGGTACTGGAATGGAAACGCCGGTTGTAGAATACAGCAGTTATGCCCGATATGATGATGAAGGATCGCCTACTTTTTCTACTGGTGTGATTTATGAATCACCCTTAGCAATGGATGGTGTGCGAGGTATTGTGCGCCATATTGATAGTGACGCTCAAACTACATTGTTTGATCGCTGCGATTTTCATGCGCTTGATGTACTTACCAAAACGGAGAAAGCCATTGTGCAATCCTTCATTAAAAATCAATCCAGAGATTGTATCGCTGCAGACTTGAATATCTCTATCCACACGGTACGCACGCATTTTAAAAATATCTACAAGAAGCTCGATATCAATAAGGAAGCAGATTTACTGGGTGTGGTGAAAATCTAA
- a CDS encoding ParA family protein, with amino-acid sequence MGKIIAIANQKGGVGKTTTAVNLAASLGVLEKSVLLIDADPQANASSGLGIDVDQVEQGTYQLLEHTVSAADLIVKTQSPNLDIIPAHIDLVAIEIELVDVEQREYMMRKALAPIKDQYDYLIIDCAPSLGLLTLNALTASDSVLIPIQCEYFALEGLGKLLNTIKSVQNIHNDDLDIEGLLLTMYDSRLRLSNQVVEEVNQHFKGLTFNTIIQRNVRLSEAPSYGESIINYDASSKGSENYLSLANELIQKNAQSHGQSN; translated from the coding sequence ATGGGTAAAATTATTGCAATAGCAAACCAAAAAGGTGGTGTAGGAAAGACAACAACTGCCGTCAATCTCGCTGCATCATTAGGTGTCCTTGAAAAATCGGTACTGCTCATTGATGCAGATCCACAGGCAAATGCCTCAAGTGGTCTAGGCATTGACGTTGATCAGGTAGAGCAAGGAACTTACCAATTGCTAGAGCATACCGTCTCAGCTGCAGATCTCATTGTAAAAACCCAATCACCCAATCTTGACATCATACCAGCACATATTGATCTGGTAGCGATTGAGATTGAGTTAGTGGACGTCGAGCAACGTGAATATATGATGCGCAAGGCGCTTGCACCTATCAAGGATCAATATGACTATCTTATTATTGACTGCGCACCATCATTGGGACTACTTACCTTGAATGCGCTCACGGCTAGTGATAGTGTCCTAATCCCAATACAATGTGAGTATTTTGCGCTCGAAGGTTTGGGCAAACTGCTCAATACCATTAAAAGCGTGCAAAACATCCATAACGACGATCTAGATATTGAAGGCTTGCTGCTTACCATGTATGACAGTAGGTTGCGCCTATCAAATCAGGTGGTTGAAGAAGTGAATCAACATTTTAAAGGGCTTACCTTTAATACAATCATTCAGCGTAATGTGCGTTTGAGTGAAGCGCCATCTTATGGTGAGAGCATTATCAATTATGATGCATCCAGTAAAGGATCAGAAAATTATCTGAGCCTTGCCAATGAATTAATCCAAAAAAACGCTCAATCACATGGCCAAAGCAACTAA
- a CDS encoding LamG-like jellyroll fold domain-containing protein yields the protein MSKSLLYYRFILLSSILLIGAISHAQRVEIFNANFSDDVGDNAGWYQQSSYISGGYIVNKTNAWMRGADAAYPGAEGSFYHLRRDYNSNRTYRSYMSSYLYSPIINLTGKDKLSMSFEWWLDTYPGTGAEGFKIEYSIDGGTTWRVLGDHTDELAVNWYPSLANGVLDGYDEFGDPIEEGGWTTDTGAWVFSSIDLPAQAFNDNSQTQFRFYFESDGYLSNIAKGLAIDNFKIIGDDIKVKNYSDCGLGIGQNLELWLNGRTLASYSDGDKVDQWTNISSLDPAANISSEWTSATSKGAERPTYYDNPTDNVNFNPVVSFDGTNAMYGKSGFYSQDIYMVINPALGITASRPTEDVFHGDDYETDIGSQDVTGISINNTSARYGALPDIAAYNQGAQTSYGKAIIHPTLSYTRPVLFNARVKADGSGMDLYLDGIDLGVTLSASLSDEQNIETFKDILDSRYWLGRSEFWGTSFTGDIMEVMSFSERKSDADRARLESYLAVKFGITLGLFPVDEIALPHVPGAYFDSAGNALWNGALHPGFTYNVTGIGRDDCSLLHQKQAKSVDPNTFITVGLGDIAATNAQNTNAFQSDGDFLMWGSTPSTLVALPTPLVVNLGPSVVTTFTDVTERTWKFKEISLVGNDIPEVKLSVETSGLTSLPVITGNDAYVMIVADDAAFITNVETIFLKTVGDRQECNYDFDGEKYVKFGVAHEVITPRHVNFDGTNDYVAMDDELDMTGDFSISAWVYTTGSNSSNNSKTIVSKRAGVNEGYHFLIRDSNELQVNFRDGVSIRSNTRINNNAWTYVAFVYEGGEGRLYIDGILDTSKSMAAMVDNDNKFCIGARYISKNNLNNYFKGRLEEIRMFDTAITVDQLRFMMNQEILKDGTGIKGTIIPTSVTKNDLSGLQETNLAAYFNMNTYIGTHLNDASGNGHRGSLKSPENFEIQVQSAPLPYIAIGDGQWDDPSNWMNGTEGYFPGFTRVINGRTEKIDWNIVRTAQDISLTNEDVTLLGLEVLGGELSVKNDHGLTVTHHLILNGTIDLEGESQLVQTTNSDLIATALGKIERDQQGTSDGFNYNFWSSPVSKSSTGANSGFSLEDVLRDGTDVNNIKPLNYTNSSVNNGAPATATSAATISGRWLYKYSNFASGTYSNWLYMPPSMDNLTGEGWTMKGTFASGGEQNYTFVGTPNNGDITLPISNGSDYLIGNPYPSAIDAHQFLQDNPDLDGTVYFWEHWGGNSHTLKEYQGGYSTYNLSGGVGNATLGTSHPLVNSGGVAVKVPKRYIPVAQGFFVTGTSDGTITFNNSQRQFETEGSGNSIFTAAPGSGQVTASEYHDTSDSRAKIRLGFNSPNKIHRQLLLTVDSSATAGYDRGYDGLMYGEQYDDMSWVVENEKYVIQGIDDLKDDTVLPLQIKLRDAGPISIVIDELSNFPVDQDIYIYDNKTGVYSNLRDEEFTVDYLYGGKHTDRFFLVFEEQSTLSNDDVDDLTVGLQVYKPASQSHIVVKNNTGLGINQVRLTNMLGQQVAQWEADNQQLQQQFNYSGLSTGNYIVSVVMQDDSVSSHKIRIE from the coding sequence ATGTCTAAATCTTTACTCTACTATCGATTTATTTTACTTTCTTCCATTCTATTAATTGGAGCTATCAGTCATGCCCAGCGCGTGGAAATTTTCAACGCGAATTTTAGTGATGACGTTGGTGATAACGCAGGTTGGTATCAACAATCGTCCTATATAAGTGGCGGTTATATTGTAAATAAAACTAACGCATGGATGAGAGGAGCAGATGCTGCTTATCCCGGAGCTGAGGGTAGTTTTTACCATTTACGTAGAGACTATAACTCCAATCGTACTTATAGAAGTTACATGTCTTCTTATTTGTATTCACCTATTATTAATCTCACGGGAAAAGATAAATTGTCCATGTCTTTTGAATGGTGGTTAGATACCTATCCAGGAACTGGAGCTGAAGGTTTTAAGATAGAATACTCTATTGATGGTGGCACTACTTGGAGGGTTTTGGGTGATCACACTGATGAGTTAGCGGTAAATTGGTATCCTAGTCTAGCAAATGGTGTATTAGATGGGTATGATGAATTTGGGGACCCTATAGAAGAAGGCGGATGGACTACCGATACAGGTGCATGGGTTTTTTCTTCAATTGATTTGCCAGCACAAGCTTTCAACGATAATTCCCAAACTCAGTTTAGATTTTATTTTGAAAGTGACGGTTATTTATCAAATATAGCTAAGGGTCTTGCCATAGATAATTTTAAAATTATTGGGGACGATATCAAAGTAAAAAATTATTCTGATTGTGGCTTGGGTATAGGTCAAAATTTGGAGCTATGGCTCAACGGTAGAACATTAGCTAGTTACAGCGATGGTGACAAAGTAGATCAGTGGACAAACATTTCATCCTTGGACCCTGCTGCTAATATTAGTAGTGAATGGACAAGTGCGACTTCTAAAGGTGCTGAAAGGCCAACCTATTATGATAACCCAACTGATAATGTGAATTTCAATCCAGTGGTTTCATTTGATGGTACAAACGCGATGTATGGAAAGTCTGGTTTTTATAGTCAAGACATCTATATGGTCATTAATCCAGCACTAGGAATTACTGCATCAAGACCAACTGAGGATGTTTTTCATGGTGACGATTATGAGACGGATATAGGTAGCCAGGACGTTACGGGAATCTCGATTAATAATACTAGCGCACGATACGGTGCGTTGCCAGATATCGCAGCTTACAATCAAGGAGCACAAACAAGTTATGGTAAGGCCATTATACATCCTACACTATCTTATACACGACCAGTTCTATTTAATGCTCGTGTAAAAGCAGACGGTTCTGGAATGGATCTTTATCTAGATGGTATTGATTTAGGAGTTACGCTAAGTGCAAGTCTTTCAGACGAGCAAAATATCGAGACTTTCAAAGATATTCTCGATAGTAGATATTGGTTGGGAAGATCAGAATTTTGGGGAACATCTTTTACAGGAGACATCATGGAGGTTATGAGTTTTTCTGAAAGAAAAAGTGATGCAGATCGTGCGAGACTAGAATCTTATTTAGCCGTCAAATTTGGTATTACACTAGGCTTGTTCCCTGTGGATGAAATTGCATTACCGCATGTTCCAGGAGCGTACTTTGATAGTGCAGGTAATGCTTTATGGAATGGGGCTTTACACCCAGGATTTACTTACAATGTGACTGGTATAGGTCGTGACGATTGTTCTTTATTGCATCAAAAACAAGCAAAAAGTGTTGACCCTAATACATTCATTACCGTAGGTCTAGGAGATATTGCTGCGACAAATGCTCAAAACACCAATGCATTTCAATCTGATGGAGATTTCTTAATGTGGGGTAGCACACCATCAACATTAGTAGCACTGCCTACACCGTTAGTTGTGAATTTGGGTCCTAGCGTCGTGACAACCTTTACAGATGTCACAGAGCGCACATGGAAATTTAAAGAGATTTCATTAGTAGGAAATGACATTCCAGAAGTAAAGCTATCTGTTGAAACTAGTGGTTTGACCTCATTACCTGTCATCACAGGCAATGATGCATACGTGATGATTGTAGCAGACGATGCAGCATTTATTACCAATGTGGAAACCATATTCCTAAAAACAGTAGGTGACCGCCAGGAATGTAATTATGATTTTGACGGTGAGAAGTATGTGAAATTTGGAGTTGCTCATGAAGTAATCACGCCACGACATGTAAACTTTGACGGGACTAATGATTATGTTGCGATGGATGATGAACTAGATATGACAGGAGACTTCAGCATATCGGCTTGGGTCTACACTACAGGATCCAACAGTAGTAATAATTCAAAAACTATCGTATCAAAAAGAGCTGGGGTCAATGAAGGTTATCATTTCTTGATAAGAGATTCAAATGAGCTTCAAGTGAACTTTAGAGATGGTGTTTCAATTAGATCAAACACTCGCATCAATAATAATGCATGGACTTATGTAGCATTTGTCTATGAAGGTGGTGAAGGAAGATTGTATATCGATGGAATTCTGGATACATCTAAATCAATGGCGGCTATGGTCGATAATGATAATAAGTTTTGTATTGGTGCTAGGTATATATCAAAGAATAATTTGAATAACTATTTTAAAGGTAGGTTAGAAGAAATCAGAATGTTTGATACTGCAATCACGGTAGATCAATTACGATTTATGATGAACCAAGAGATACTTAAAGATGGTACGGGTATCAAAGGGACAATTATTCCTACTTCTGTAACTAAGAATGATTTATCCGGACTCCAAGAAACAAATCTTGCTGCTTACTTCAATATGAATACCTATATAGGAACGCATCTTAATGATGCTTCAGGAAATGGACATAGAGGTAGCTTGAAGAGTCCTGAGAATTTTGAGATACAGGTGCAATCGGCACCGTTGCCTTACATCGCGATAGGTGATGGACAATGGGATGATCCTAGCAACTGGATGAATGGAACTGAAGGGTATTTCCCAGGATTCACACGAGTTATCAATGGTAGAACGGAGAAAATAGACTGGAACATAGTACGCACAGCACAGGATATATCACTGACAAATGAAGATGTGACCTTATTAGGCCTTGAGGTCTTAGGAGGTGAATTGAGCGTTAAGAACGACCACGGTTTAACAGTGACGCATCATTTAATCCTCAACGGGACTATCGATCTAGAAGGAGAATCACAACTCGTACAAACAACAAACAGTGATTTGATCGCCACAGCATTAGGAAAGATTGAACGCGATCAACAAGGAACATCTGATGGATTTAATTACAATTTCTGGTCATCGCCAGTAAGTAAATCATCTACTGGAGCCAACTCTGGCTTTAGTCTGGAAGACGTGCTGAGAGACGGCACAGACGTCAATAATATAAAACCTCTTAACTACACCAATTCTAGTGTAAATAATGGAGCACCAGCGACAGCGACCAGTGCTGCTACCATATCTGGTAGATGGTTGTACAAGTATAGCAACTTTGCGAGTGGTACGTATTCAAACTGGTTGTATATGCCACCATCCATGGACAATCTTACTGGTGAAGGCTGGACCATGAAAGGTACCTTTGCTAGTGGTGGTGAACAAAACTACACTTTTGTTGGTACGCCTAATAATGGTGATATTACTTTACCAATAAGCAATGGCAGTGATTACCTGATTGGTAATCCATATCCTAGTGCTATCGACGCGCACCAATTTTTACAGGATAATCCAGATCTAGATGGTACCGTTTATTTCTGGGAACATTGGGGTGGCAATAGCCACACACTCAAGGAATATCAAGGCGGTTATAGCACGTACAATCTTTCTGGTGGTGTAGGTAACGCTACGCTAGGAACATCACATCCATTGGTAAATTCTGGTGGTGTGGCTGTTAAGGTGCCTAAGAGATATATTCCTGTAGCACAAGGTTTCTTTGTCACAGGAACAAGCGATGGCACCATCACCTTCAACAATTCACAGCGACAGTTTGAGACTGAAGGTTCAGGTAACAGCATATTTACCGCGGCTCCTGGTAGCGGTCAAGTTACCGCAAGTGAATATCACGATACTAGTGACTCACGTGCCAAAATACGTCTAGGTTTCAATTCACCTAACAAGATTCACCGTCAGCTGTTGCTCACGGTAGATAGCAGTGCCACCGCAGGATATGATCGTGGTTATGATGGTCTTATGTATGGTGAGCAGTATGATGATATGTCATGGGTGGTAGAGAACGAGAAATACGTCATTCAAGGAATAGATGATTTAAAGGACGATACCGTTTTACCTTTACAGATCAAGTTGCGCGACGCTGGTCCAATAAGCATTGTTATTGACGAGTTATCCAACTTCCCTGTCGATCAAGACATATATATTTATGATAATAAAACAGGAGTATATTCCAACCTGAGAGATGAGGAGTTTACGGTGGACTATCTGTATGGTGGAAAACACACTGATCGTTTCTTCCTAGTCTTTGAAGAACAAAGCACATTAAGTAACGATGATGTAGATGATCTAACCGTAGGGTTACAAGTTTATAAGCCGGCAAGTCAATCACATATTGTTGTAAAAAACAACACGGGCTTAGGTATCAATCAAGTGCGATTGACCAATATGTTGGGACAGCAGGTTGCCCAATGGGAAGCTGATAATCAACAACTACAGCAACAGTTCAATTACAGCGGTTTGAGTACTGGTAATTATATTGTTAGCGTTGTGATGCAGGATGACAGCGTGAGCAGTCATAAAATTCGCATAGAGTAA
- a CDS encoding DEAD/DEAH box helicase codes for MTNSLKTNKELLAKLNIEQLNQMQLATQQAILNNDEVVLLSPTGSGKTVAFLLPLLELLNPDVELVQALILVPSRELAIQIEQVVREMGSGYKVNAVYGGRSGSSDKILLTTPPAILIGTPGRVADHLRRDQVDTGKLSVLVLDEFDKSLETGFEQEMSQIVGSLPQLTNKILTSATQKVGIPKFMKMNSPTRLNFLDQQRPEIQLKFVEYKDDKLKTLTNLLGLLGNKRGIIFCNFKDTIGEVSDHLWNNDLRHSVFYGGLEQQDRERALIKFRNGTHTILLATDLAARGIDVPALDFIIHYQLPARKDEFIHRNGRTARMNTTGTAILLKDKERELPDFIDGATTLSMNLRESASQNPQWETLYISGGRRDKISKGDIAGLFFKQGNLEKNELGVIELKQECAFVAVPHEKTIELIDKLNNSRIKKRKLRISLLED; via the coding sequence ATGACCAACTCTCTAAAGACTAATAAAGAATTACTAGCCAAACTTAATATCGAGCAGCTCAACCAGATGCAACTCGCTACCCAACAAGCGATATTGAATAACGATGAAGTTGTACTGCTCTCACCAACAGGATCTGGAAAGACAGTCGCTTTTTTGCTACCGCTATTAGAGCTATTGAACCCTGATGTAGAACTAGTACAAGCCTTGATACTTGTGCCTTCAAGAGAACTCGCCATACAGATAGAACAAGTGGTGCGAGAAATGGGTAGTGGTTATAAGGTCAACGCGGTATATGGTGGTAGATCTGGTTCAAGTGATAAAATATTACTCACAACGCCACCAGCGATTCTCATAGGTACACCAGGTCGCGTGGCAGATCATTTAAGACGTGACCAGGTTGACACCGGCAAATTATCCGTTCTCGTTCTCGACGAATTTGACAAATCACTAGAAACTGGTTTTGAACAAGAAATGTCCCAAATAGTAGGATCATTACCACAGCTAACCAACAAAATATTGACCAGCGCAACGCAAAAGGTAGGCATACCCAAATTCATGAAAATGAACTCACCTACCCGACTTAATTTCCTGGATCAACAGCGTCCAGAAATACAACTTAAGTTCGTTGAATATAAAGATGATAAACTCAAGACATTGACTAATTTGTTAGGGCTATTGGGCAATAAGCGCGGTATAATATTCTGCAATTTTAAGGATACCATTGGCGAGGTAAGTGATCATTTATGGAATAATGATTTGAGGCATTCCGTTTTTTATGGTGGGCTTGAACAACAAGATCGTGAGCGGGCGCTTATCAAATTTAGAAACGGTACACACACCATTTTGCTTGCCACAGACCTTGCGGCTCGTGGTATCGATGTTCCTGCACTTGACTTTATCATTCATTACCAGTTGCCAGCTAGAAAAGATGAATTTATTCATAGAAACGGTCGCACTGCCAGGATGAATACTACAGGAACGGCAATTTTACTCAAGGACAAAGAAAGAGAACTACCTGATTTTATTGACGGCGCCACTACTCTATCGATGAATCTTCGTGAGTCTGCATCACAAAATCCTCAATGGGAAACCCTCTACATTTCTGGTGGTAGGCGCGATAAAATTTCTAAGGGTGATATCGCTGGCCTATTCTTCAAGCAGGGTAACCTTGAGAAGAACGAGTTGGGTGTTATTGAGCTTAAGCAAGAATGTGCTTTTGTAGCTGTGCCGCATGAAAAGACCATTGAATTAATCGACAAACTCAATAATAGCCGCATCAAGAAACGTAAATTGCGCATCTCTTTATTAGAAGATTAA
- a CDS encoding ParB/RepB/Spo0J family partition protein: protein MAKATKKQALGRGLSALLKDPTNDINSVKDKNADKIVGNVVDLPLDDIEMNPFQPRTSFNEEQLRELASSIKELGVIQPITVRKKGFGKFELVSGERRCRASKLLGLRTIPAYVRIANDQESLEMALVENIQRQDLDPIEIALSYQRLIEEIDLTQEQMSDRVGKSRSAIANYLRLLKLDPIIQTGMRDNFISMGHGRALISVESLEDQLDIYQKILSDNLSVRDTEALVKGLKGGQLSRKQNKTKSLPAHVEKSISYLSDALNTKVTATTTKSGKGKLTIAFTSKDDLERITKIING, encoded by the coding sequence ATGGCCAAAGCAACTAAAAAACAAGCCCTAGGCCGCGGTTTATCGGCTCTTTTAAAAGATCCAACCAACGATATCAATAGCGTTAAAGACAAGAATGCCGATAAGATTGTAGGCAATGTTGTGGATTTACCGCTGGATGATATTGAGATGAATCCTTTCCAGCCTAGAACTAGTTTTAACGAGGAGCAGCTACGTGAACTTGCCTCTTCTATAAAAGAATTAGGCGTGATACAACCTATCACGGTGCGCAAGAAAGGTTTTGGCAAGTTTGAACTGGTCTCAGGTGAGCGTCGATGCCGTGCATCAAAATTATTGGGGCTCAGGACCATTCCTGCTTATGTGCGTATTGCTAACGATCAGGAATCGTTGGAAATGGCCTTGGTTGAGAACATACAGCGTCAAGATTTAGATCCTATTGAAATTGCTTTATCATACCAGCGATTGATTGAAGAAATTGATCTGACTCAAGAACAAATGAGTGATCGTGTGGGCAAGAGCCGTAGCGCGATTGCCAACTATTTGCGCCTATTAAAATTAGACCCGATCATACAGACTGGTATGCGCGACAACTTCATTAGTATGGGGCATGGTCGCGCACTCATAAGCGTTGAGAGTCTTGAGGATCAATTGGATATCTATCAAAAAATATTGTCAGACAACTTATCAGTACGTGATACTGAGGCATTGGTAAAGGGTTTGAAGGGTGGTCAGCTTTCGCGAAAGCAGAACAAAACTAAAAGCCTTCCTGCACATGTTGAGAAGTCCATTAGCTATCTAAGTGATGCCTTAAATACAAAGGTTACGGCAACTACGACCAAGTCTGGAAAAGGAAAATTGACGATAGCTTTCACCTCAAAGGATGATCTGGAACGCATCACAAAAATTATCAATGGCTAG
- a CDS encoding glycosyltransferase, whose amino-acid sequence MSKLLVIGFTWPEPQRTAAGYRMMQLLNMFQEMGHEVVFCCAARLLERHENYLAALKIKPRRISLTDDSLDQVLAGFNPQLVMYDRYLIEEQYGWKVREYDHKIIQILDTEDLHCLRHAREQELIHGVDINVALTDTIALREISSIMRCQLTLIISRYEMKLLHDFYEVPSHLLLHVPFLCKKETIDDASEKLVGFNDRRDYCAIGNFKHAPNMDAVRQLKYYIWPAIRKLDPNVHLYIYGANPTAEAMAMHHPDDHFHIRAQTPDIHKVLSTHRVMLAPLRFGAGLKGKLYDALLNGLPTVMTPIAAESMYVENFMPGVVVDDLDQFATAAVSLYRDGTRWNLYQQYSSFNLNTLYEDTAFAKSVQLKINDLQRDPSSNAQTFIHEMLSYHGQEHFKFKGYWIRLKNGAKSS is encoded by the coding sequence ATGAGCAAATTACTAGTCATAGGATTCACATGGCCAGAGCCACAACGCACCGCAGCCGGTTATAGGATGATGCAGTTGTTGAACATGTTTCAAGAAATGGGGCATGAGGTAGTTTTTTGCTGTGCAGCGCGATTGTTGGAACGACATGAAAACTATCTAGCAGCACTCAAAATAAAGCCACGACGTATTTCATTGACTGATGACAGTCTCGATCAAGTACTTGCTGGGTTTAATCCTCAATTGGTAATGTATGATAGGTATCTCATTGAGGAGCAATACGGCTGGAAAGTACGTGAGTACGACCATAAAATCATCCAGATCCTGGATACAGAGGATTTACATTGCTTAAGACATGCTCGCGAGCAAGAATTAATACACGGTGTCGATATCAACGTAGCTCTGACGGATACGATTGCTCTACGTGAGATTAGTAGTATCATGCGCTGTCAACTTACTTTGATAATATCAAGGTACGAGATGAAATTGTTGCATGATTTTTATGAAGTGCCATCTCATTTACTATTGCACGTTCCTTTTTTGTGTAAGAAAGAGACCATCGATGATGCTAGTGAAAAATTGGTAGGCTTCAATGATCGTAGGGATTATTGTGCTATCGGTAACTTCAAACATGCTCCCAATATGGATGCTGTGCGTCAACTCAAATACTATATCTGGCCCGCGATAAGGAAATTAGACCCTAATGTTCATCTATACATTTATGGAGCCAACCCAACCGCCGAGGCTATGGCTATGCACCATCCAGATGACCATTTTCATATTAGAGCACAGACACCAGATATTCATAAAGTTTTGAGCACTCATCGAGTGATGCTGGCGCCGTTGCGTTTTGGTGCTGGTCTTAAAGGTAAACTGTACGACGCACTACTTAATGGTTTGCCTACGGTAATGACGCCCATCGCTGCAGAGTCGATGTATGTTGAGAATTTTATGCCTGGAGTCGTGGTGGATGATCTTGATCAATTTGCAACTGCTGCGGTGAGTCTTTACCGTGATGGAACTAGATGGAATCTTTATCAGCAATATTCTTCTTTTAATTTGAATACACTTTATGAGGATACTGCTTTCGCGAAATCGGTACAATTAAAAATTAATGATCTACAACGTGATCCATCTAGTAACGCTCAGACTTTTATACACGAGATGCTATCCTATCACGGTCAAGAACATTTCAAATTTAAAGGCTATTGGATACGATTGAAAAACGGCGCAAAATCTTCATAG